In Daphnia magna isolate NIES linkage group LG6, ASM2063170v1.1, whole genome shotgun sequence, the following are encoded in one genomic region:
- the LOC116925266 gene encoding LOW QUALITY PROTEIN: uncharacterized protein LOC116925266 (The sequence of the model RefSeq protein was modified relative to this genomic sequence to represent the inferred CDS: deleted 3 bases in 3 codons), whose translation MGDILRGKNIETLITEEMKGLKSSSINNVHDFLQDTQNFLDQTLATEKLSRLALEHRSRLATKVSSLMKEYENHQMEMYIDMSPALKSFFHSSDGASSDNNSDKDPVPIAEEFYDVPNRESVSESEQPAAEDQCDAPPIANPLPPAPETKKKGFMHRLLKTRSKASDLALPFSMAAAKAQRIRPPPEDEDDKSRKESGDSDIMYDDAMTVKPPRAEEIDNDDASAIPQDSENSKHVYSNETGAKTTDEEDLTYDDAFRVIDTNEEYEYVANESISSVRELQSNNNDSDGVSMKSGVSDYGANAPSHRWHIAAADAKAQALRHGCMKRRNGRKLLSAWRHCYSVLLPAHLLMYASDEDSRPRIVIDLTEPNIKVKRVVKQGVDTKRLKTHPFVLLHEDRALYEMSTKSRDETDEWIMALQAILFQVGDSFELTTTKTNEDCDSDTDQPAENNKQKELQSRMESIQGRNLPSLPASEQENKPPQLQKIAKANNGSRMATLFRLRGKSSSSEEEQSSKRQSVDSFTSAVDDVYQELPSPAASTTPYSSIENLKQSSEDIYNSVQDVANISAHDLPTSATPAVSPVRGVSIHHSRSLSDGLVTWPNAPPENLPVYDVPSPTIRPLSTLSTLSDEEGSNSATVVSKRQKRSGFVFHQQSRKLSSFGSVNAVSDSPEVYDVPVTNPRRISMTEVESEALIAYDRVMTPPRTVVPAPEPSPPPSIAPATKKIVRYWQEKIGQADKPSSNIKKNTLSPPTKCLPKPSSVEKVTLPETKSVGRCFSRTSPQRAPLASLTELLASSKNGVQAPTTFSFQTNIANTNRNMTSSSGIKVGSKPGNTSNSTFNLGIKASNTDCSSTNKKEPPPRPPAPVRTPLANKASEPVNLADELNRQLMKRVIKNGELIEQSSVESKIIKDTNMPSLKSVKDQYKARWAYVATNNLELSVNSGEIVQVLTKSGASWLVQARSKKGLVPKEYLVPIAANVFSLTKVGEAPITV comes from the exons ATGGGAGATATTCTTAGAGGAAAAAACATCGAGACTTTGATTACAGAAGAAATGAAAGGCCTCAAGTCGTCCAGCATCAATAATGTCCACGACTTCCTCCAAG ATACGCAAAATTTTCTGGACCAAACGTTGGCAACGGAGAAACTGTCTCGATTGGCTCTCGAACACCGCTCGCGACTCGCAACAAAAGTATCCTCACTGATGAAGGAATATGAAAATCATCAAATGGAAATGTATATTGATATGTCGCCTGCACTGAAATCCTTTTTTCATTCATCCGACGGCGCTTCTTCCGACAATAATTCCGATAAAGACCCtg TTCCCATTGCCGAGGAATTTTACGATGTTCCAAACAGGGAATCAGTTTCTGAATCTGAACAGCCTGCAGCCGAAGATCAGTGCGACGCCCCTCCGATTGCCAATCCTTTGCCACCAGCACCcgagacgaagaagaagggaTTTATGCATCGCTTATTAAAAACCCGCAGTAAAGCATCGGATTTAGCTTTACCTTTCTCTATGGCGGCTGCCAAGGCTCAACGGATTCGGCCGCCTCCTGAGGACGAGGACGACAAGAGCCGGAAGGAAAGTGGAGATTCAGACATTATGTACGACGACGCCATGACCGTGAAGCCGCCAAGGGCGGAAGAAATTGATAATGACGATGCTTCCGCTATTCCTCAAGATtctgaaaattcaaaacatGTTTACTCCAACGAAACGGGCGCCAAGACAACAGACGAGGAAGACCTGACGTATGACGACGCTTTCCGAGTCATCGACACTAACGAAGAGTACGAGTACGTCGCTAACGaaagtatttcttctgtccgCGAATTACAAAGCAATAACAACGACAGTGATGGCGTCTCCATGAAAAGCGGAGTCAGCGATTATGGGGCTAATGCACCCAGTCATCGGTGGCACATAGCTGCAGCAGACGCCAAAGCTCAG gccttaCGACATGGCTGCATGAAACGCCGTAACGGTCGGAAGCTGCTGTCCGCCTGGCGTCACTGTTATTCCGTTCTTCTTCCGGCACACCTGCTGATGTACGCCAGTGATGAAGACAGCCGTCCTCGGATTGTTATCGACCTGACAGAACCAAACATTAAAGTCAAGAGAGTTGTAAAGCAAGGTGTTGACACTAAACGACTCAAGACCCATCCGTTTGTTCTGCTGCATGAAGACCGGGCTCTTTACGAG ATGTCCACCAAAAGCCGTGATGAGACCGACGAATGGATTATGGCTCTTCAAGCAATTCTCTTTCAAGTCGGTGATTCATTCGAATTAACAACCACGAAGACAAACGAGGACTGTGACAGCGACACTGACCAACCCGCAGAGAACAACAAGCAAAAAGAATTACAGAGTCGGATGGAAAGTATTCAAGGGCGGAATCTTCCATCG TTGCCGGCAAGCGAACAAGAGAACAAACCTCCTCAGTTGCAGAAGATTGCCAAAGCCAATAATGGCAGTAGAATGGCTACTTTGTTTCGATTAAGGGGTAAAAGTAGCAGTAGTGAAGAAGAGCAATCCAGCAAAAGGCAGAGCGTCGATAGCTTCACGTCAGCTGTAGATGATGTTTATCAAGAACTACCAAGCCCAGCTGCATCGACGACTCCTTATTCCAGCATAGAAAATCTAAAGCAATCAAGCGAGGATATCTACAACAGCGTCCAAGATGTTGCAAACATTTCCGCACATGATCTTCCGACCAGCGCAACACCAGCCGTAAGTCCGGTTCGAGGTGTAAGTATTCACCACTCTCGCAGTCTTTCTGATGGTCTCGTTACATGGCCAAACGCACCCCCAGAAAATCTTCCGGTGTACGACGTGCCGTCTCCCACAATTCGTCCGTTAAGCACTTTAAGCACATTGTCGGATGAAGAAGGATCCAACAGTGCGACGGTAGTTTCTAAGCGGCAGAAACGAAGTGGCTTCGTTTTCCACCAACAATCACGTAAACTATCCAGCTTTGGGTCTGTGAATGCCGTCTCGGACAGCCCAGAAGTGTACGACGTTCCAGTAACTAACCCCAGGCGAATTTCTATGACAGAAGTTGAATCAGAAGCCTTGATAGCCTATGACCGTGTGATGACTCCACCTCGAACTGTTGTTCCAGCTCCAGAACCGAGTCCGCCACCATCAATTGCACCTGCCACAAAGAAAATTGTCCGTTACtggcaagaaaaaatcggTCAGGCAGATAAACCATCAAGTAATATTAAAAAGAATACCTTATCGCCGCCAACAAAATGCCTTCCGAAGCCGTCATCAGTAGAAAAAGTAACATTACCGGAGACTAAGTCCGTAGGACGGTGTTTTTCTCGGACATCACCACAGAGAGCACCGCTAGCATCGCTGACAGAATTATTGGCTTCTTCC AAGAACGGCGTTCAAGCTCCAAcgacattttcatttcaaactaACATTGCCAATACAAACAGGAATATGACTTCGTCGTCCGGAATTAAAGTTGGAAGTAAACCGGGGAATACGTCCAATTCTACTTTTAATCTCGGAATAAAAGCTAGCAATACCGACTGTTCTTCCACGAAC AAAAAGGAGCCACCTCCACGACCTCCGGCACCAGTTCGCACACCTTTGGCCAATAAGGCGAGCGAACCTGTTAATCTGGCAGATGAGTTGAACCGACAACTCATGAAACGCGTCATAAAAAACGGAGAATTGATTGAACAATCTTCAGTTGAGTCAAAAATTATCAAGGACACAAACATGCCGAGTTTGAAGTCAGTGAAAGATCAATACAAAGCCAGATGGGCGTATGTTGCCACAAACAATTTAGAGTTGTCGGTCAACAGTGGAGAGATTGTTCAGGTGCTCACCAAGAGTGGGGCCAGCTGGCTAGTCCAAGCTCGAAGCAAGAAAGGTCTTGTTCCTAAAGAATATCTCGTTCCCATAGCTGCAAATGTGTTTTCCTTGACCAAAGTAGGGGAGGCTCCAATCACAGTTTGA
- the LOC116925290 gene encoding uncharacterized protein LOC116925290: protein MKLAVIFAIAMACAMAAPPTPNVAQTASAANGDADGVVKRSPAVGNQNAKKIVRRRPVSVIDANGKLVDIDDDDVKFVTSGFNNRQVAFQPQQASVVSQAPVTSSAVGSGSTLSQTAGDIVLISDDSLEIDDLDDLDDLDDFAIVSPNGLKTFPFFNRQTPARVVSQSSFFNPLTSFVRAPVRQTRMKTRFVQSNNPTTCTCPPQQREPIFQFSRFPQQSVNRFSQFERFPQFTSSSGVRFIFDD, encoded by the exons ATGAAACTCGCAGTG ATTTTTGCCATCGCAATGGCTTGCGCAATGGCAGCACCCCCAACTCCTAACGTTGCGCAAACGGCATCAGCAGCCAACGGTGATGCTGATGGAGTCGTAAAACGATCTCCCGCGGTGGGAAATCAAAACGCCAAAAAAATTGTTAGAAGACGTCCAGTCAGTGTCATAGACGCCAATGGCAAACTGGTTGATATTG ATGACGACGATGTCAAGTTTGTTACTTCAGGCTTTAATAACAGACAAGTAGCTTTCCAACCCCAGCAAGCGTCGGTTGTTAGCCAAGCTCCAGTAACGTCTTCCGCTGTAGGCTCTGGCTCTACGTTAAGCCAAACGGCCGGAGACATTGTTCTCATCAGCGACGACAGCTTGGAAATTGACGACTTGGACGATCTCGATGATCTTGATGATTTTGCTATCGTCTCACCCAATGGCCTTAAAACTTTCCCATTCTTCAACAGACAGACTCCTGCTCGCGTTGTTTCTCAATCATCCTTTTTCAATCCCTTGACATCTTTTGTCCGTGCTCCAGTCCGCCAGACCAGAATGAAAACAAGATTCGTACAATCAAACAATCCAACCACTTGTACTTGTCCTCCACAGCAACGCGAACCAATTTTCCAATTCTCGAGATTCCCTCAGCAATCCGTCAATCGTTTCTCCCAGTTCGAAAGATTTCCCCAATTCACTTCTTCTTCTGGAGTTCGATTTATCTTCGACGACTAG
- the LOC116925287 gene encoding uncharacterized protein LOC116925287, whose translation MTCSYDFLSCTILSIKRTYAIVVVSSIVFRLFNCLDIQLLVKLHRKARVVIMKFAVIFVIAMACAMAAPPTTNGGLSFEDGKNSVVKRSPAFGSGNQNVANPVVRKRRVGVIDGNGQVVDLDDDDLRFVTTDLTGRQVALTSKQNPISVANRVPVRTSFRGSGSSVGKATGHIVFVNSDDSNEMDDFDDIDDIDDLVNHFV comes from the exons ATGACATGCTCATACGACTTCCTTTCTTGCACTATTCTGAGTATAAAAAGAACGTACGCTATCGTTGTTGTATCGTCAATCGTCTTTCGTCTGTTCAATTGCTTAGACATCCAGCTTCTTGTAAAACTTCATCGAAAAGCCCGTGTAGTTATCATGAAATTCGCAGTG ATTTTCGTGATCGCCATGGCTTGTGCTATGGCGGCTCCTCCAACCACAAACGGAGGCCTGTCGTTCGAGGATGGAAAGAATAGCGTCGTAAAAAGATCCCCTGCCTTTGGTTCTGGAAATCAAAACGTTGCAAATCCTGTCGTGAGGAAACGTCGAGTCGGTGTCATCGATGGTAACGGACAAGTCGTTGATCTTG ACGACGACGATCTTCGGTTTGTTACCACTGATTTGACTGGCAGACAAGTGGCACTTACATCGAAGCAAAACCCAATCTCGGTAGCTAATCGAGTTCCGGTTAGGACGTCCTTCCGCGGCTCTGGCTCTTCGGTCGGCAAGGCGACAGGTCACATCGTATTTGTCAATAGCGATGACAGTAATGAAATGGATGATTTCGACGATATCGATGATATTGATGATTTGGTCAATCATTTCGTCTGA
- the LOC116924608 gene encoding neuropilin-2 isoform X1 — MMDPPPARTCLFDYASSTMMESTQPDKQKKLSGRRRSGWVDPARRSRSPMSRAGECLTKNCGRSFHLTLEKSCLVVSFLLLVQLTSSVHLATGKSADTASTTECPRLLGMSSGSIQDWQIASSSQWTGVGDLTEFASSSSSSSSSQGAGGGVGMYNNQGGSCQPKYARLYQSGNKAWCAKHRSVGEWILVDLGVISQVTGLMTQGREEADEWVSAYSISYSVDAFKWSYVVDGNGNRRVYRGNVDASSVRYNLLDPPLQTRFVRLHVIEWRGRPSLRLEIVGCQECNQVITESPNVKLTSSSVPTAAKKHSCQPDSAHLFSHTGWCAKKQDADQWIQYDLGPPRQITGVVTRGHGGWESKQRHHVSWVSSYTLSYSNDTLLWFSYRDGNHLDPKIFGGNMDAETERRHYLNHPFSARYVRLHPMTWRHGIGLRAALLGCPHKAGGDCGPGFFHVNAVSGCMENLAYHHNTWLNDKRHLWKDWKYGRASLAVDGDSDATLHRCAILDNYFVENPVWMVDLGKKHNINGVVIATWQGKGQESHLSTDKTATYRDYQTNLEKLTVYVSNKPRLETADLLAEGSCGQVNRNNDSLFQPRIHIQCQDDLRGRYLYIRASAVATRKSRLFFSVLCEVMVY; from the exons ATGATGGACCCTCCTCCTGCACGGACGTGTCTTTTTGATTATGCATCGTCGACGATGATGGAATCGACACAACCGGACAAACAG AAGAAACTGAGCGGTCGCAGAAGAAGCGGCTGGGTTGATCCAGCTAGACGCAGCAGGAGTCCAATGTCCCGTGCCGGTGAATGCTTGACGAAGAATTGTGGCCGATCGTTTCATCTCACTCTCGAAAAGTCTTGCCTTGTTGTCAGCTTCCTCCTCCTCGTTCAGCTGACCTCATCGGTTCATCTCGCCACAG GCAAGTCTGCAGACACGGCCTCGACGACGGAATGCCCTCGTCTATTGGGAATGAGCTCCGGATCGATCCAAGATTGGCAAATTGCATCCAGTTCCCAATGGACGGGCGTGGGCGATCTGACGGAGTTTGCaagcagtagcagtagcagcagcagcagccagGGAGCAGGCGGTGGAGTTGGCATGTACAACAATCAAGGTGGTTCGTGCCAGCCAAAGTACGCACGGCTCTATCAAAGTGGGAACAAAGCCTGGTGCGCTAAACATCGTTCCGTCGGCGAATGGATCCTGGTTGACTTGGGCGTCATATCACAG GTCACGGGACTGATGACGCAGGGACGAGAGGAAGCGGATGAATGGGTTAGCGCCTACAGCATCTCCTATAGCGTTGACGCTTTCAAGTGGAGCTACGTCGTCGATGGCAATGGAAATCGACGTGTTTATCGCGGCAACGTCGACGCTTCCAGCGTCCGATACAACCTGCTCGATCCGCCACTTCAAACACGTTTCGTGCGGCTGCACGTCATCGAGTGGAGAGGTCGGCCCAGTCTCCGGCTGGAAATTGTCGGTTGCCAAG AATGTAACCAGGTCATTACTGAATCGCCAAACGTCAAATTGACTTCCAGTTCCGTTCCAACAGCGGCCAAAAAGCACAGCTGCCAGCCGGACTCTGCTCACCTATTCAGCCATACGGGATGGTGCGCTAAGAAACAAGACG CGGATCAATGGATCCAATACGACTTGGGTCCGCCCAGACAGATTACGGGCGTCGTGACACGCGGCCATGGCGGATGGGAGAGCAAACAACGTCACCACGTTTCCTGGGTCAGCTCCTACACTCTGTCGTACAGCAACGACACACTCCTATGGTTCTCCTATCGCGACGGCAACCACCTCGATCCTAAG ATCTTTGGTGGCAACATGGATGCTGAAACAGAAAGACGGCACTACCTCAATCATCCTTTCAGTGCCCGATACGTCCGTCTTCATCCAATGACCTGGCGGCATGGCATCGGCTTACGCGCCGCCCTGCTGGGTTGCCCTCACAAAGCAGGCGGTGACTGCGGCCCGGGATTCTTCCACGTCAACGCAGTCTCCGGATGTA TGGAAAACTTGGCCTATCACCACAATACGTGGCTCAATGACAAGCGCCATCTGTGGAAAGATTGGAAATACGGACGGGCTTCGCTGGCAGTGGACGGCGATTCAGACGCAACCCTACATCGTTGCGCCATTCTCGACAATTACTTTGTGGAAAATCCTGTTTGGATGGTCGATCTTGGCAAGAAACACAACATCAACGGTGTTGTTATTGCTACTTGGCAGGGTAAAGGTCAAG AATCCCATTTGTCAACAGACAAGACGGCCACTTACCGTGACTACCAGACCAATTTAGAGAAACTTACTGTGTACGTGTCCAACAAACCTCGTTTGGAGACTGCCGATCTGCTCGCCGAAGGGTCTTGTGGTCAGGTCAATCGCAATAATGACAGCCTTTTCCAGCCACGCATCCATATCCAGTGCCAAGATGATCTTCGAGGTCGCTATCTCTACATCCGAGCTTCGGCCGTGGCCACCCGCAAATCTCGCCTCTTTTTCTCTGTTCTATGCGAAGTTATGGTCTACTAA
- the LOC116924608 gene encoding neuropilin-2 isoform X2 — MMDPPPARTCLFDYASSTMMESTQPDKQKKLSGRRRSGWVDPARRSRSPMSRAGECLTKNCGRSFHLTLEKSCLVVSFLLLVQLTSSVHLATGKSADTASTTECPRLLGMSSGSIQDWQIASSSQWTGVGDLTEFASSSSSSSSSQGAGGGVGMYNNQGGSCQPKYARLYQSGNKAWCAKHRSVGEWILVDLGVISQVTGLMTQGREEADEWVSAYSISYSVDAFKWSYVVDGNGNRRVYRGNVDASSVRYNLLDPPLQTRFVRLHVIEWRGRPSLRLEIVGCQECNQVITESPNVKLTSSSVPTAAKKHSCQPDSAHLFSHTGWCAKKQDADQWIQYDLGPPRQITGVVTRGHGGWESKQRHHVSWVSSYTLSYSNDTLLWFSYRDGNHLDPKIFGGNMDAETERRHYLNHPFSARYVRLHPMTWRHGIGLRAALLGCPHKAGGDCGPGFFHVNAVSGCMENLAYHHNTWLNDKRHLWKDWKYGRASLAVDGDSDATLHRCAILDNYFVENPVWMVDLGKKHNINGVVIATWQGKGQDKTATYRDYQTNLEKLTVYVSNKPRLETADLLAEGSCGQVNRNNDSLFQPRIHIQCQDDLRGRYLYIRASAVATRKSRLFFSVLCEVMVY; from the exons ATGATGGACCCTCCTCCTGCACGGACGTGTCTTTTTGATTATGCATCGTCGACGATGATGGAATCGACACAACCGGACAAACAG AAGAAACTGAGCGGTCGCAGAAGAAGCGGCTGGGTTGATCCAGCTAGACGCAGCAGGAGTCCAATGTCCCGTGCCGGTGAATGCTTGACGAAGAATTGTGGCCGATCGTTTCATCTCACTCTCGAAAAGTCTTGCCTTGTTGTCAGCTTCCTCCTCCTCGTTCAGCTGACCTCATCGGTTCATCTCGCCACAG GCAAGTCTGCAGACACGGCCTCGACGACGGAATGCCCTCGTCTATTGGGAATGAGCTCCGGATCGATCCAAGATTGGCAAATTGCATCCAGTTCCCAATGGACGGGCGTGGGCGATCTGACGGAGTTTGCaagcagtagcagtagcagcagcagcagccagGGAGCAGGCGGTGGAGTTGGCATGTACAACAATCAAGGTGGTTCGTGCCAGCCAAAGTACGCACGGCTCTATCAAAGTGGGAACAAAGCCTGGTGCGCTAAACATCGTTCCGTCGGCGAATGGATCCTGGTTGACTTGGGCGTCATATCACAG GTCACGGGACTGATGACGCAGGGACGAGAGGAAGCGGATGAATGGGTTAGCGCCTACAGCATCTCCTATAGCGTTGACGCTTTCAAGTGGAGCTACGTCGTCGATGGCAATGGAAATCGACGTGTTTATCGCGGCAACGTCGACGCTTCCAGCGTCCGATACAACCTGCTCGATCCGCCACTTCAAACACGTTTCGTGCGGCTGCACGTCATCGAGTGGAGAGGTCGGCCCAGTCTCCGGCTGGAAATTGTCGGTTGCCAAG AATGTAACCAGGTCATTACTGAATCGCCAAACGTCAAATTGACTTCCAGTTCCGTTCCAACAGCGGCCAAAAAGCACAGCTGCCAGCCGGACTCTGCTCACCTATTCAGCCATACGGGATGGTGCGCTAAGAAACAAGACG CGGATCAATGGATCCAATACGACTTGGGTCCGCCCAGACAGATTACGGGCGTCGTGACACGCGGCCATGGCGGATGGGAGAGCAAACAACGTCACCACGTTTCCTGGGTCAGCTCCTACACTCTGTCGTACAGCAACGACACACTCCTATGGTTCTCCTATCGCGACGGCAACCACCTCGATCCTAAG ATCTTTGGTGGCAACATGGATGCTGAAACAGAAAGACGGCACTACCTCAATCATCCTTTCAGTGCCCGATACGTCCGTCTTCATCCAATGACCTGGCGGCATGGCATCGGCTTACGCGCCGCCCTGCTGGGTTGCCCTCACAAAGCAGGCGGTGACTGCGGCCCGGGATTCTTCCACGTCAACGCAGTCTCCGGATGTA TGGAAAACTTGGCCTATCACCACAATACGTGGCTCAATGACAAGCGCCATCTGTGGAAAGATTGGAAATACGGACGGGCTTCGCTGGCAGTGGACGGCGATTCAGACGCAACCCTACATCGTTGCGCCATTCTCGACAATTACTTTGTGGAAAATCCTGTTTGGATGGTCGATCTTGGCAAGAAACACAACATCAACGGTGTTGTTATTGCTACTTGGCAGGGTAAAGGTCAAG ACAAGACGGCCACTTACCGTGACTACCAGACCAATTTAGAGAAACTTACTGTGTACGTGTCCAACAAACCTCGTTTGGAGACTGCCGATCTGCTCGCCGAAGGGTCTTGTGGTCAGGTCAATCGCAATAATGACAGCCTTTTCCAGCCACGCATCCATATCCAGTGCCAAGATGATCTTCGAGGTCGCTATCTCTACATCCGAGCTTCGGCCGTGGCCACCCGCAAATCTCGCCTCTTTTTCTCTGTTCTATGCGAAGTTATGGTCTACTAA